In a single window of the Nocardioides sp. L-11A genome:
- a CDS encoding cytidine deaminase produces the protein MSDLSAEDQKLVTLARATRARIQATEGAAVRDTDGRTYAAATVDLPSLRLTAVQAVVAMAVASGSTGVDACVVLGDAGDLTEPDSAVLADFAGAAGVVVHVGDARGTIGATTTAGPGGR, from the coding sequence ATGTCCGACCTGTCCGCCGAGGACCAGAAGCTCGTCACCCTCGCCCGCGCCACCCGCGCCCGCATCCAGGCCACCGAGGGTGCGGCGGTACGCGACACCGACGGCCGCACCTACGCCGCCGCCACCGTCGACCTGCCCTCGCTCCGGCTCACCGCGGTGCAGGCCGTCGTCGCGATGGCCGTCGCCTCGGGCTCCACGGGCGTCGACGCCTGCGTCGTGCTCGGCGACGCGGGGGACCTCACCGAGCCGGACAGCGCCGTGCTCGCCGACTTCGCCGGCGCCGCGGGCGTCGTGGTCCACGTCGGCGACGCCCGCGGCACGATCGGCGCGACCACGACCGCAGGCCCGGGCGGCCGCTGA
- a CDS encoding ABC transporter ATP-binding protein, with the protein MTTTSTSRRAVRLAGVTKDFGPVQAVRGIDLELHPGEVVAFLGPNGAGKTTTIDMVLGLSRPTSGTVEVLDLEPRRAIARGLVSAVMQTGGLLKDLTVRETVAYTASLFADTRAVDDVLERAGITGIADRRVAKCSGGEQQRLRFAMALLPDPALLLLDEPTTGMDVEGRRAFWNAIRADAGAGRTVLFATHYLEEADQYADRIVLISRGRIVADGSGPQIRALASGRTVRATVPGVDHGVTSAVAALGGVEHVDVRGESVTIHAKDSDAVARYLLTETAARDIEIAAQGIEEAFLTLTGETA; encoded by the coding sequence ATGACGACGACGAGCACCAGCCGACGGGCGGTCCGCCTGGCGGGAGTGACCAAGGACTTCGGGCCGGTGCAGGCCGTCCGAGGCATCGATCTGGAGCTGCATCCCGGTGAGGTCGTGGCCTTCCTGGGGCCCAACGGCGCCGGCAAGACCACGACGATCGACATGGTCCTGGGCCTGAGCCGACCGACGAGCGGCACCGTCGAGGTGCTCGACCTGGAGCCGCGTCGGGCGATCGCCCGGGGTCTGGTGTCGGCGGTGATGCAGACCGGCGGTCTGCTCAAGGACCTCACCGTCCGGGAGACCGTCGCCTACACGGCGAGCCTGTTCGCCGACACCCGGGCGGTCGACGACGTCCTCGAGCGCGCCGGGATCACCGGCATCGCCGACCGGAGGGTCGCCAAGTGCTCGGGCGGCGAGCAGCAGCGACTGCGGTTCGCCATGGCGCTGCTGCCCGACCCCGCCCTGCTGCTGCTCGACGAGCCGACCACCGGCATGGACGTCGAGGGCAGGCGGGCGTTCTGGAACGCGATCCGCGCCGACGCCGGCGCCGGCCGCACGGTCCTGTTCGCCACGCACTACCTCGAGGAGGCCGACCAGTACGCCGACCGGATCGTGCTGATCAGCAGGGGCCGCATCGTCGCCGACGGCTCCGGTCCGCAGATCCGCGCCCTGGCCTCGGGCCGCACGGTCCGGGCCACGGTGCCCGGCGTCGACCACGGCGTCACCTCCGCGGTCGCCGCGCTCGGCGGCGTCGAGCACGTCGACGTCCGCGGCGAGTCGGTGACCATCCACGCCAAGGACAGCGACGCGGTCGCCCGCTACCTGCTCACCGAGACCGCCGCCCGCGACATCGAGATCGCCGCCCAGGGCATCGAAGAGGCCTTCCTCACGCTGACCGGAGAGACCGCATGA
- a CDS encoding ABC transporter permease, with protein MSTTTSTVDPTTRRVPPMGGFNLTVLGIELRRMLRNRRTIVFTLIFPAAMLLAFGGQSGWQQKAGSGNVAAYILASMALYGAALTAAAGGSMVALERSLGWSRQLRLTPLHPVVYILMKALVALAMGALAIAAVNVVGAIQGKADMPVHVWIECAVVTLFCTLTFAALGVFVGYVVPGENAMQILGPGLALLSFLGGVFIPLDDYAEVVRQIAYWTPMYGVAEIARWPLTHELPWYAVVNAVAWFALFVAGAAWRMSRDTARV; from the coding sequence ATGAGCACCACCACCAGCACCGTCGACCCCACGACCCGCCGGGTTCCGCCGATGGGCGGATTCAACCTGACCGTCCTCGGCATCGAGCTGCGCCGGATGCTGCGCAACCGCCGCACCATCGTGTTCACGCTGATCTTCCCGGCGGCCATGCTGCTCGCCTTCGGCGGACAGTCCGGCTGGCAGCAGAAGGCGGGCAGCGGCAACGTGGCGGCGTACATCCTGGCCTCGATGGCGCTGTACGGCGCCGCGCTCACCGCGGCGGCCGGCGGCTCCATGGTCGCCCTCGAACGCTCCCTCGGCTGGTCACGCCAGCTGCGCCTCACCCCCCTCCATCCGGTGGTCTACATCCTGATGAAAGCGCTGGTCGCCCTCGCCATGGGCGCCCTCGCGATCGCCGCCGTCAATGTCGTCGGCGCAATTCAGGGCAAGGCCGACATGCCCGTCCACGTGTGGATCGAGTGCGCCGTGGTGACGCTCTTCTGCACCTTGACCTTCGCCGCCCTCGGCGTCTTCGTCGGCTACGTCGTCCCCGGCGAGAACGCCATGCAGATCCTGGGTCCCGGTCTCGCGCTCCTCTCCTTCCTCGGTGGTGTCTTCATCCCGCTCGACGACTATGCGGAGGTGGTCCGACAGATCGCGTACTGGACCCCGATGTACGGCGTCGCCGAGATCGCGCGCTGGCCGCTGACCCACGAGCTGCCTTGGTACGCCGTCGTCAACGCCGTCGCCTGGTTCGCGCTCTTCGTGGCCGGCGCCGCCTGGCGGATGAGCAGGGACACCGCCCGGGTCTGA
- a CDS encoding sensor histidine kinase, with protein sequence MDTAAPHPLQRPLGRWAPLFAAIWLTFLVDPVRSAWGDLPDPHAWVGLVATVVFAAGYLGLWVTLRRGRARLAMAPPLRIRLAWTLGLATLAVVMVAALGQVGMASVVYLAVTLVMLYPPRAFLPLVLVLTTTVLVLGLTVPGWEHDTWLAFSVVAASIAVFGVRSMMNRNIELIRAHAANAALAAESERNRLARDLHDILGHSLTVITIKAELAGRLFDADPERARAELGDLERLSRDALADVRRAVEGFRGLTLPGEIARARTALAAAQIDATLPNSTDEVPTEARELFAWTVREAVTNVVRHSGARHCEVRLTSQAVEVRDDGRGVPVDAGRGSGLTGLQERAAAGGATLVTRSLEPGWSVAVVLS encoded by the coding sequence GTGGACACCGCGGCCCCCCACCCCCTCCAGCGCCCGCTGGGCCGGTGGGCGCCGCTGTTCGCCGCGATCTGGCTGACCTTCCTCGTCGACCCGGTGCGCAGCGCCTGGGGCGACCTGCCCGATCCGCACGCCTGGGTCGGGCTGGTCGCGACGGTGGTCTTCGCCGCGGGCTACCTCGGCCTGTGGGTCACCCTGCGCCGGGGCCGCGCCCGGCTCGCGATGGCGCCGCCCCTGCGGATCCGACTGGCCTGGACCCTCGGCCTCGCGACCCTGGCCGTCGTCATGGTCGCCGCCCTCGGCCAGGTCGGCATGGCGAGCGTCGTCTACCTCGCGGTGACTCTCGTGATGCTCTACCCGCCCCGGGCGTTCCTGCCCCTCGTCCTCGTGCTGACGACGACCGTGCTGGTCCTCGGCCTCACGGTCCCGGGCTGGGAGCACGACACCTGGCTCGCGTTCTCGGTCGTGGCGGCGTCGATCGCGGTGTTCGGCGTGCGCTCGATGATGAACCGCAACATCGAGCTCATCCGCGCCCATGCGGCGAATGCCGCGCTGGCGGCCGAGAGCGAGCGCAACCGGCTGGCTCGCGACCTGCACGACATCCTCGGTCACTCGCTCACCGTCATCACGATCAAGGCCGAGCTCGCCGGGCGCCTCTTCGACGCCGACCCGGAGCGGGCCCGCGCCGAGCTGGGCGACCTCGAACGGCTGAGCCGCGACGCGCTCGCCGACGTACGACGCGCGGTGGAGGGATTCCGTGGCCTCACCCTGCCGGGAGAGATCGCCCGTGCCCGGACCGCGCTGGCCGCAGCGCAGATCGACGCGACGCTCCCCAACAGCACCGACGAGGTCCCGACCGAGGCGCGTGAGCTGTTCGCCTGGACCGTCCGCGAGGCCGTCACCAACGTGGTGCGGCACTCCGGGGCCCGGCACTGCGAGGTGCGGCTGACGTCGCAGGCGGTCGAGGTCCGCGACGACGGCCGCGGGGTTCCCGTCGACGCCGGCCGCGGGTCGGGGCTCACCGGGCTCCAGGAGCGCGCGGCCGCCGGCGGCGCGACCCTCGTGACCCGCAGTCTCGAGCCGGGCTGGTCGGTGGCGGTGGTGCTGTCGTGA
- a CDS encoding response regulator transcription factor: MSDPIRLLLADDQALVRGALSALLGLEPDLEVVAEVGTGEEAVAAAGRHTPDVALLDVEMPGLDGIAACAEVRAASPGTRVLIVTTFGRPGYLRRALRAGASGFVVKDTPATQLADAVRRVHQGLRVVDPALATDSLLTGESPLTARETDVLRAARDGAPVAAIAAALFLSEGTVRNHLSAAIGKTGAGNRTEAVLVAVGNGWL; the protein is encoded by the coding sequence GTGAGCGACCCGATCCGGCTGCTGCTCGCCGACGACCAGGCCCTGGTCCGCGGTGCGCTCTCCGCCCTGCTCGGCCTCGAGCCGGACCTGGAGGTCGTCGCCGAGGTCGGGACCGGTGAGGAGGCCGTCGCGGCGGCCGGCCGGCACACCCCGGACGTCGCCCTGCTGGACGTCGAGATGCCCGGCCTGGACGGCATCGCCGCGTGCGCTGAGGTCCGCGCGGCGAGCCCGGGCACCCGGGTGCTCATCGTGACGACCTTCGGTCGCCCCGGCTACCTCCGCCGAGCGCTCCGGGCCGGTGCCTCGGGCTTCGTCGTCAAGGACACCCCGGCGACCCAGCTCGCCGACGCCGTACGCCGTGTCCACCAGGGACTGCGCGTGGTCGACCCCGCCCTGGCCACCGACTCCCTGCTGACCGGGGAGTCGCCGCTGACCGCCCGCGAGACCGACGTACTGCGCGCGGCCCGCGACGGGGCCCCGGTCGCGGCCATCGCCGCCGCACTCTTCCTCTCCGAGGGGACGGTGCGCAACCACCTGTCCGCGGCGATCGGCAAGACCGGGGCCGGCAACCGCACGGAGGCCGTGCTGGTCGCGGTCGGGAACGGCTGGCTGTGA
- a CDS encoding CueP family metal-binding protein, giving the protein MSHPTRSRRRLLIAAAALLLAGPALGGCASGTSDAPGAARSADDPLLTEHDLAGLDVSQVIDRLDALPVAERPADLLASVRPDSLVLSDDAGRETRLPMPEDRVYVSVAPYREQTHECHFHSLTTCRGELSGAGVRVTLVRSDGEVLVDEERTTYDNGFTGLWVPRGIEATLTIGYDGRSGTVPVSTTDADDPTCLTTLRLT; this is encoded by the coding sequence ATGTCCCACCCCACCCGCTCCCGGCGCCGCCTCCTGATCGCCGCCGCCGCCCTGCTGCTCGCCGGGCCCGCACTCGGCGGCTGCGCGTCCGGCACGTCCGACGCCCCCGGGGCCGCCCGCTCGGCCGACGACCCACTCCTCACCGAGCACGACCTCGCCGGCCTCGACGTCAGCCAGGTGATCGACCGGCTCGACGCCCTGCCCGTCGCCGAGCGCCCGGCGGACCTGCTCGCATCGGTGCGCCCGGACAGCCTGGTGCTGAGCGACGACGCGGGTCGCGAGACCCGGCTGCCGATGCCCGAGGACCGGGTCTACGTGTCGGTGGCGCCGTACCGCGAGCAGACGCACGAGTGCCACTTCCACAGCCTGACCACCTGCCGCGGCGAGCTCTCCGGGGCCGGCGTCCGGGTGACCCTGGTGCGTTCCGACGGGGAGGTGCTGGTCGACGAGGAGCGCACGACCTACGACAACGGGTTCACCGGGCTCTGGGTGCCGCGCGGCATCGAGGCCACGCTCACGATCGGGTACGACGGACGGTCGGGCACCGTCCCCGTGTCCACGACCGACGCGGACGACCCGACCTGCCTCACCACGCTGCGGCTGACCTGA
- a CDS encoding DUF305 domain-containing protein, which produces MKRRTAAPAALALTATLILAGCSSEDDPMPGMDHGSSERSADDPTGQADTPDATDANDADVMFASMMIVHHEQAIEMSDIVLGQAGVDPAVVELAEAVKAAQGPEIEQLRGWLVAWGADPDGQGMAGMDHGDGMMSEDDLAALETAGGAEASRLFLEQMIVHHEGAVAMARTEVADGRNPDAVRLARTIIDAQTAEIQEMNDLLDAR; this is translated from the coding sequence ATGAAGCGACGAACGGCAGCGCCCGCTGCCCTGGCCCTGACGGCCACCCTGATCCTGGCCGGCTGCTCGTCCGAGGACGACCCGATGCCCGGGATGGACCACGGCTCCTCGGAGCGGTCGGCCGACGACCCGACCGGCCAGGCCGACACGCCCGACGCGACGGACGCGAACGACGCTGACGTCATGTTCGCGTCGATGATGATCGTCCACCACGAGCAGGCCATCGAGATGAGTGACATCGTCCTCGGCCAGGCCGGGGTCGACCCCGCGGTGGTCGAGCTGGCCGAGGCGGTCAAGGCCGCCCAGGGCCCGGAGATCGAGCAGCTCCGGGGCTGGCTGGTCGCCTGGGGCGCCGATCCCGACGGCCAGGGCATGGCCGGGATGGACCACGGCGACGGGATGATGAGCGAGGACGACCTCGCCGCCCTGGAGACGGCCGGCGGCGCCGAGGCATCCCGCCTGTTCCTGGAGCAGATGATCGTCCACCACGAGGGTGCCGTCGCGATGGCCCGTACCGAGGTCGCGGACGGGAGGAACCCGGACGCCGTGCGACTCGCGCGGACGATCATCGACGCCCAGACCGCCGAGATCCAGGAGATGAACGACCTCCTGGACGCCCGCTGA
- a CDS encoding FAD-binding oxidoreductase, whose translation MANPPWEEHERAVRRLADSYAAIPPGQPVRLAKRTTNLFRARTATDAPGLDVSGLCGVIEVLPESPDGPVAEVQGMCTYEDLVDATLPHGLVPYVVPQLRTITLGGAVTGLGIESTSFRLGLPHESVLEMDVFTGSGRVVTTRPGDDLFDAFPNSYGSLGYATRLRIKLAAVPPYVALRHLRIDDPELLAKTIAEITATQEYDGEPVHGLDGVSFGPGEHVLTLARWTDEPGPTSDYAGQRIYYRSLQTCDRDRLTFHDYLWRWDTDWFWCSGAFGAQNPRIRRFWPRRYRRSDVYMRLLHLDRRFGIADRLDRRAGRPLRERVVQDIEVPVERLGEFLAWFDEEVGMRPVWMCPLATTRAWPLYPLETGKTYVNVGFWGTVHVGPDAPDGPRNRAIEAKVHELGGHKSLYSDAFYDRASFDALYNTDRLEAVKRVHDPDDRLTTLYDKAVRSR comes from the coding sequence ATGGCAAACCCTCCCTGGGAGGAGCACGAGCGGGCCGTGCGCCGGCTTGCGGACTCCTACGCAGCCATTCCCCCCGGTCAGCCCGTGCGGCTCGCGAAGCGCACCACCAACCTGTTCCGGGCGCGGACGGCGACCGATGCTCCCGGACTCGACGTCAGCGGTCTCTGCGGTGTCATCGAGGTGCTGCCCGAGAGCCCTGACGGCCCGGTGGCCGAGGTGCAGGGCATGTGCACCTACGAGGACCTCGTGGACGCGACGCTGCCCCATGGGCTGGTGCCCTACGTCGTCCCGCAACTGCGCACGATCACCCTCGGCGGCGCGGTCACCGGACTCGGCATCGAGTCGACCAGCTTCCGGCTCGGTCTTCCCCACGAGTCGGTGCTGGAGATGGACGTGTTCACCGGCAGCGGCCGGGTGGTCACGACCCGCCCGGGCGACGACCTGTTCGACGCCTTCCCCAACTCCTACGGCTCGCTCGGCTATGCGACCAGGCTGCGGATCAAGCTCGCCGCCGTGCCGCCGTACGTCGCGCTGCGCCACCTGCGCATCGACGACCCCGAGCTGCTCGCCAAGACGATCGCCGAGATCACCGCGACCCAGGAGTACGACGGCGAGCCGGTCCACGGCCTCGACGGCGTCTCCTTCGGGCCGGGCGAGCACGTGCTCACCCTCGCCCGATGGACCGACGAGCCGGGTCCGACCTCCGACTACGCCGGACAGCGGATCTACTATCGCTCGCTGCAGACCTGCGACCGCGACCGGCTGACCTTCCACGACTACCTGTGGCGCTGGGACACCGACTGGTTCTGGTGCTCCGGCGCCTTCGGCGCCCAGAACCCGCGGATCCGCCGGTTCTGGCCGCGCCGCTACCGCCGTTCCGACGTCTACATGCGGCTGCTCCACCTCGACCGCCGCTTCGGCATCGCCGACCGCCTCGACCGTCGCGCCGGTCGCCCGCTGCGCGAGCGGGTCGTGCAGGACATCGAGGTCCCGGTCGAGCGGTTGGGCGAGTTCCTCGCCTGGTTCGACGAGGAGGTCGGCATGCGACCGGTGTGGATGTGCCCGCTGGCCACCACCCGGGCCTGGCCGCTGTACCCGCTCGAGACCGGCAAGACCTACGTCAACGTGGGCTTCTGGGGCACCGTCCATGTCGGCCCCGACGCCCCCGACGGCCCCCGCAACCGCGCGATCGAGGCCAAGGTCCATGAGCTGGGCGGGCATAAATCCCTCTACTCCGATGCTTTCTACGACCGGGCGAGCTTCGACGCGCTCTACAACACCGACCGGCTCGAGGCGGTCAAGCGCGTCCACGATCCCGACGACCGACTGACGACCCTCTACGACAAGGCGGTGCGAAGCCGATGA